In Salmo salar chromosome ssa03, Ssal_v3.1, whole genome shotgun sequence, a single genomic region encodes these proteins:
- the LOC106601061 gene encoding hemoglobin embryonic subunit alpha-like: MVSCVIETVRMSLTAKDKQIVTAFFGKVAGKAEDIGNEALSRTLVVYPQTKTYFSHWTDLSPGSAPVKKHGLTVMGGVLDAVTKIDDLASGLLTLSELHAFTLRVDPANFKIINHNILVVLAMMFPDDFTPEVHLSVDKFLAKLALALSEKYR; encoded by the exons ATGGTATCTTGTGTCATAGAAACCGTTAGAATGAGTCTCACAGCCAAGGACAAACAGATCGTGACAGCCTTTTTTGGAAAGGTGGCTGGCAAAGCAGAGGACATCGGAAATGAGGCTCTCTCTAG GACCCTGGTGGTGTACCCCCAGACCAAGACCTACTTCTCCCACTGGACGGACCTGAGCCCCGGCTCTGCACCAGTCAAGAAGCACGGTCTGACCGTCATGGGAGGCGTCCTGGATGCCGTGACCAAGATCGACGACCTGGCCAGTGGTCTTCTGACCCTCAGCGAGCTTCACGCCTTCACGCTGCGTGTGGATCCCGCCAACTTCAAG ATCATCAACCACAACATCCTGGTGGTGCTGGCCATGATGTTCCCTGACGACTTTACCCCTGAGGTGCACTTGTCTGTGGACAAGTTCCTCGCCAAGTTGGCCCTGGCGCTTTCTGAGAAGTATCGTTAA